The proteins below come from a single Cottoperca gobio chromosome 11, fCotGob3.1, whole genome shotgun sequence genomic window:
- the gdf6b gene encoding growth/differentiation factor 6-B has product MDLYHFAFLCGALLFVWEIPCFHTLAIFPPASPKSSKVSMIFDRQEASRYFKEFHAPRSIDRNNKAKSKDSIEPHDYMLSIYKTFSTAERLGLNASFFRSSKAANTIASFVDSGQDDLPLSPLRRQQYLFDVSTLSKKAEVLGAELRLYTKVSGNFRISETEPVDIQLLSCHDRQLLNSKTLDLQDSQRPKWEVLDVWEIFKEQQHLSQGKHFCLELRAMLDNPEREMDLNLLGLHRHSRPQQKKTILVVFTRSKKRQTLFSERREGRALLGLERKAKDRGPGAKAIRRRRTAASKTRHGKRHGKKSRSRCSKKPLHVNFRDLGWDDWIIAPLDYEAYHCEGVCDFPLRSHLEPTNHAIIQTLMNSMNPSNMPPSCCAPSKLSPISILYIDSGNNVVYKQYEDMVVESCGCR; this is encoded by the exons ATGGATCTCTATCACTTCGCTTTTCTCTGCGGggctctgctgtttgtttgggAAATCCCCTGTTTTCACACTCTTGCTATTTTCCCTCCAGCTTCCCCGAAGAGCAGCAAGGTCTCGATGATTTTTGATAGGCAAGAAGCTTCTAGGTATTTCAAGGAGTTTCACGCGCCGCGATCCATCGACAGAAACAATAAAGCAAAATCTAAAGACTCCATTGAGCCACATGACTACATGCTGTCTATTTACAAGACCTTCTCCACGGCGGAGAGGCTGGGACTCAACGCCAGTTTCTTCCGGTCCTCTAAAGCCGCAAACACTATTGCAAGTTTTGTAGACAGTGGACAAG ATGACCTCCCACTCTCCCCTCTGAGGAGACAGCAGTATCTGTTCGACGTCTCAACACTCTCCAAAAAGGCGGAGGTACTGGGAGCCGAGCTCAGGTTATACACCAAAGTGTCTGGGAATTTCAGGATATCGGAAACAGAACCTGTCGACATCCAGCTCCTCTCCTGCCACGACCGGCAGCTGCTCAACTCCAAAACATTGGACTTGCAGGATTCCCAAAGGCCGAAGTGGGAGGTGTTGGACGTGTGGGAAATATTCAAAGAGCAGCAGCACCTGAGCCAGGGGAAGCACTTCTGCCTGGAGCTCAGGGCCATGCTGGACAAcccagagagggagatggaCCTGAACCTTCTGGGCTTGCACAGGCACAGCAGGCCTCAGCAGAAGAAGACCATTTTAGTGGTGTTCACCAGGTCTAAAAAGAGGCAGACCCTCttcagtgagaggagagaggggagagcgTTGCTTGGTCTGGAGAGGAAGGCCAAAGACAGGGGCCCTGGTGCCAAAGCCATCAGGAGAAGGAGGACGGCTGCGTCCAAAACCCGCCACGGGAAGAGACACGGCAAGAAGTCTAGATCCAGGTGCAGCAAGAAGCCGCTGCACGTCAACTTCAGAGATCTGGGCTGGGACGACTGGATCATCGCCCCGCTGGACTATGAAGCGTACCACTGCGAGGGGGTGTGTGACTTCCCCCTGCGCTCCCACCTGGAGCCCACCAATCACGCCATCATCCAGACTCTGATGAATTCAATGAACCCCAGCAACATGCCGCCCAGCTGCTGCGCCCCCTCCAAACTCAGCCCCATCAGCATCCTCTACATCGACTCAGGAAACAATGTGGTGTACAAACAGTACGAGGACATGGTGGTGGAGTCTTGTGGCTGTAGGTAG